One region of Natronorubrum aibiense genomic DNA includes:
- a CDS encoding heme NO-binding domain-containing protein, with product MHGIILKTLQAFVVDTYGEDAWLSVQREADIEEKVYVPVTVYPDRDVYEIARTAGELTDQSPRTILTQYGKWVVPALLETYDLHIDDEWNGLELIANIQQFHTSLRTRDLTTLTTPRIRSERLDEDRVRITYDSDRKLCDVARGAIEGVAERFDENLVAEEQTCMHEGDDACRFDIRRASTDTGSAATFEFESESASNATLGGQDD from the coding sequence ATGCACGGAATTATTCTGAAAACGCTGCAGGCGTTCGTCGTCGATACCTACGGCGAAGACGCCTGGCTGTCCGTGCAACGAGAGGCGGACATCGAGGAGAAAGTCTACGTCCCGGTGACCGTCTATCCGGACCGTGACGTCTACGAAATCGCCCGCACGGCCGGCGAACTCACCGACCAGAGTCCGCGGACGATTCTGACACAGTACGGCAAGTGGGTCGTTCCGGCACTGCTCGAGACGTACGACCTGCACATCGACGACGAGTGGAACGGACTGGAACTCATCGCGAACATCCAGCAGTTTCACACGTCGTTACGGACGCGGGATCTGACGACGCTGACGACGCCACGGATTCGGTCGGAGCGCCTCGACGAGGATCGGGTTCGGATCACCTACGATTCCGACCGCAAGCTGTGTGACGTCGCTCGCGGCGCGATCGAGGGCGTCGCAGAGCGGTTCGACGAAAACCTCGTCGCCGAAGAACAGACGTGTATGCACGAAGGAGACGACGCCTGTCGGTTCGATATTCGACGGGCCAGCACGGACACCGGGTCGGCAGCCACGTTCGAATTCGAGTCCGAGTCAGCGTCGAACGCGACACTGGGAGGGCAGGATGACTGA
- a CDS encoding methyl-accepting chemotaxis protein produces MTDAAPTAGDRSPLPGAIQTARPLGFGLTVVVVGLAAVAAAAVGLGEFSPTLLGVGAGGVVATGVAAIAIAAVSDARTAPRQRDELYAAIDDVADRTARLEDGDRDVDFRTDGDDAVSRLETSLASLREQLAAGERTDQSLSDLERIVETHAETTGSVADGDLTQRFEHPTTHDAVEELADNSNEMLAEIEETFSTLKSFSGEVVTYSHELNTSMETVRAEGDRTSEALTAVVEDNEEQHEQLRTVAAEMESFSTTVEEIAATASEVADTADRTARAGQEGSQAAGDAIDGMDVIETETERTLEEIEQLEAEAEQIDDLVDSISDIAEQTNMLALNANIEASRSASGEQGFGAVADEIQNLSEKVYDSVKSVEERLETLRGRAISAADEVRTSRDRIEDSVDDVENAASALEQIAELAEQTNNGVQEISAATQQQAAATEEVVVLVENAAETSERTATTSAQAARRASAQAEALSHVAHSATVLTEHAGELNAHLERYDTEGGYDLPEARAAADVDPEAVSTADPMPEAIDDTGFAPQE; encoded by the coding sequence ATGACTGACGCAGCGCCGACTGCGGGTGATCGATCGCCACTTCCGGGCGCGATACAGACGGCCCGACCGCTCGGATTCGGGCTCACGGTCGTCGTCGTCGGTCTCGCCGCCGTCGCCGCTGCCGCCGTCGGCCTCGGCGAGTTCTCGCCGACGCTGCTTGGCGTCGGCGCTGGTGGCGTCGTTGCGACCGGCGTCGCGGCTATCGCCATCGCCGCGGTTTCGGACGCCCGTACCGCGCCACGTCAGCGTGACGAGCTATACGCGGCCATCGATGACGTCGCCGACCGAACGGCCCGACTCGAGGACGGCGATCGCGACGTCGACTTTCGGACCGACGGGGACGACGCCGTCTCCCGACTCGAGACCTCGCTCGCGTCGCTTCGCGAGCAACTGGCGGCCGGCGAACGAACCGATCAGTCGTTGAGCGACCTCGAGCGCATTGTCGAGACACACGCCGAGACGACGGGCTCGGTCGCCGACGGCGATCTCACTCAGCGGTTCGAGCACCCGACCACCCACGACGCGGTCGAGGAACTGGCGGACAACTCGAACGAGATGCTCGCCGAGATCGAGGAGACGTTCTCGACGCTGAAGTCGTTCTCCGGCGAGGTCGTCACCTACAGCCACGAACTGAACACGAGTATGGAGACGGTTCGCGCCGAGGGCGACCGCACGAGCGAGGCGCTGACTGCGGTCGTCGAGGACAACGAGGAACAACACGAGCAGCTGCGAACCGTCGCCGCGGAGATGGAGTCGTTCTCGACGACGGTCGAGGAGATCGCCGCGACGGCCTCGGAAGTCGCCGATACGGCGGACCGAACCGCACGTGCCGGTCAAGAGGGCAGTCAGGCTGCAGGCGACGCGATCGACGGCATGGACGTCATCGAGACGGAGACCGAACGAACGCTCGAAGAGATTGAGCAGTTAGAGGCCGAAGCCGAGCAGATCGACGACCTGGTCGACTCGATCAGCGACATCGCCGAGCAGACGAACATGCTGGCGTTGAACGCCAACATCGAAGCGTCCCGCTCTGCCAGCGGTGAGCAAGGATTCGGCGCCGTCGCCGACGAGATTCAGAACCTCTCCGAGAAGGTCTACGACTCGGTCAAATCCGTCGAGGAACGCCTCGAGACGCTCAGAGGGCGAGCGATCTCAGCGGCCGACGAGGTCCGGACTAGTCGCGATCGTATCGAAGACAGCGTCGACGACGTCGAAAACGCCGCGAGCGCACTCGAGCAGATCGCCGAACTCGCCGAGCAGACGAACAACGGCGTTCAGGAGATCTCCGCGGCGACCCAACAGCAGGCAGCTGCGACCGAAGAGGTCGTCGTACTGGTCGAAAACGCCGCCGAGACGAGCGAGCGAACCGCAACGACGTCGGCGCAGGCGGCCCGGCGGGCGTCCGCACAGGCCGAGGCACTCTCGCACGTCGCCCACAGCGCGACCGTGCTCACCGAGCACGCCGGCGAGTTGAACGCCCACCTCGAGCGCTACGACACAGAAGGCGGCTACGACCTCCCCGAGGCGAGAGCCGCCGCCGACGTCGATCCCGAAGCGGTCTCGACGGCCGATCCGATGCCGGAGGCGATCGACGACACCGGGTTCGCTCCGCAGGAGTAG
- a CDS encoding putative sulfate/molybdate transporter encodes MAYSIRSFTDSDLEFSTGELTGALGDSITVLPLLVALAATTSVSLPHVLVGFGVFQIVWGLYYGMPLSVEPMKALIGLAIVGSLSYPELAAAGLLAGGVLLAVGQLGLVGRLQTIVGEPVIRGVQFAVSLLLLEAAVGLSSGNLPVAAAGIAIVGLLAIVGYRQASVLFVLGLGSVAAVATAGIPAPQLPDPVLFPAGTPSLSGAALEGTVAQLGMTVGNAAIATALLCGDLYDRNISADTLSTSMGVTCLAAIPFGGVPMCHGSGGLAGKYAFGARTGGANVLLGVGYLALALVATGALLAAFPLSVLGVLLVVVALELARAAVSPVDGHRGLAVVVGVGVAGLAINVGVAFVLGTVAFWLVSRLE; translated from the coding sequence ATGGCGTATTCGATCCGTTCGTTCACCGATTCCGACCTCGAGTTTTCGACAGGTGAACTGACGGGTGCGCTAGGAGATTCGATTACGGTTCTCCCATTGCTGGTTGCGCTCGCTGCGACGACGAGCGTCTCGCTGCCCCACGTGCTGGTCGGCTTCGGTGTCTTCCAGATCGTCTGGGGCCTGTATTACGGCATGCCGCTTTCAGTCGAGCCGATGAAAGCCCTGATCGGGCTGGCGATCGTCGGCTCGCTTTCCTATCCCGAACTCGCCGCCGCCGGGCTGCTCGCGGGGGGTGTGCTCCTCGCCGTTGGACAACTCGGCCTCGTCGGTCGCCTCCAGACGATTGTCGGCGAGCCCGTGATCCGTGGCGTCCAGTTCGCCGTTTCCCTGCTGTTGCTCGAGGCAGCCGTCGGACTCTCGAGTGGCAACCTGCCAGTCGCCGCAGCCGGGATCGCCATCGTTGGCCTGCTAGCTATCGTTGGCTACCGACAGGCGAGCGTGTTGTTCGTCCTCGGCCTCGGGAGCGTCGCGGCCGTCGCGACGGCCGGCATCCCAGCGCCTCAGTTGCCCGATCCCGTGCTCTTTCCGGCAGGAACGCCGTCGCTTTCGGGTGCAGCCCTCGAGGGCACCGTCGCCCAGCTCGGAATGACAGTCGGGAACGCGGCGATCGCGACCGCGCTGCTCTGTGGCGACCTTTACGATCGAAACATCTCCGCTGACACGCTCTCGACGAGCATGGGCGTGACCTGTCTCGCGGCGATTCCCTTCGGCGGCGTCCCGATGTGTCACGGCAGTGGCGGACTCGCGGGGAAGTACGCCTTCGGCGCGCGAACCGGCGGGGCGAACGTCCTCCTCGGCGTCGGCTACCTCGCGCTCGCACTGGTCGCCACCGGAGCGCTGCTGGCTGCGTTCCCACTGTCCGTCCTCGGCGTCTTACTCGTCGTCGTCGCCCTCGAACTCGCGCGCGCGGCCGTCTCCCCGGTCGACGGCCACCGCGGGCTTGCGGTCGTCGTCGGCGTCGGCGTCGCCGGGTTGGCGATCAACGTCGGCGTCGCCTTCGTCCTCGGGACCGTCGCGTTCTGGCTCGTTTCCCGGCTCGAGTAA
- a CDS encoding DUF7384 family protein: MPDQPDPARVVADADVLAADLLVDGDAREALDHVRRHSWIDLVASDPLLEQTERLVATLTNPDLAADHRERLEADRVAVDQPEGDHPALASAYRGGAAHLLSYDDALGSARAGLTLQPRISVSVRPPDAFARLFDPESLYEVVEGGSYPGPDRDPRE, encoded by the coding sequence ATGCCTGACCAGCCCGACCCTGCACGCGTCGTCGCGGACGCGGACGTGCTCGCCGCCGACCTCCTCGTCGACGGCGACGCCCGCGAGGCGCTCGATCACGTCCGCCGGCACTCGTGGATCGACCTCGTTGCGAGCGATCCGCTGCTCGAGCAGACGGAACGGCTCGTTGCGACTCTCACCAATCCCGACCTCGCAGCCGACCACCGGGAGCGACTCGAGGCCGACCGCGTCGCTGTCGACCAGCCCGAAGGCGACCACCCGGCGCTCGCGTCGGCCTATCGCGGCGGCGCGGCCCACCTGCTGTCGTACGACGACGCGCTCGGATCGGCACGGGCCGGGCTCACGTTACAGCCTCGCATCTCGGTCAGCGTTCGCCCGCCGGACGCGTTCGCGCGGCTGTTCGATCCGGAAAGTCTCTACGAGGTCGTCGAAGGCGGGTCGTATCCGGGTCCGGACCGGGACCCGAGAGAATAG
- a CDS encoding XTP/dITP diphosphatase, producing the protein MAIRFVTGNEGKVREAREYLADIEPVEQIDYDYTEIQSDSLAEIAAHGAREAFDEAGGEQPVLVDDAGLFVDALGGFPGPYSAYVEDTVGVERLWRLAREEENRRAHFKTVLAYADETGTETFDGSVAGTLVAPRGEGGFGYDPIFEYNGQTMAEMSTEEKNAISHRGRALAAFTEWYADREA; encoded by the coding sequence ATGGCCATTCGATTCGTCACCGGAAACGAGGGGAAAGTTCGGGAGGCACGCGAGTACCTCGCCGATATCGAGCCAGTCGAGCAGATCGACTACGACTACACGGAGATCCAGAGCGACTCGCTCGCCGAAATCGCCGCCCACGGCGCTCGAGAGGCCTTCGACGAAGCCGGTGGCGAACAGCCGGTGCTCGTCGACGACGCGGGCCTGTTCGTCGACGCCCTGGGCGGGTTTCCGGGGCCGTACTCGGCGTACGTCGAGGACACCGTCGGCGTCGAACGGCTCTGGCGACTCGCACGCGAGGAAGAAAACCGCCGCGCACATTTTAAGACCGTCCTCGCCTACGCGGACGAAACCGGCACCGAGACGTTCGATGGGTCGGTCGCCGGCACGCTCGTTGCCCCGCGCGGCGAGGGTGGCTTCGGCTACGACCCGATCTTCGAGTACAACGGCCAGACGATGGCCGAGATGAGCACCGAGGAGAAAAACGCGATCTCGCATCGCGGCCGCGCGCTCGCCGCGTTCACGGAGTGGTACGCCGACCGCGAGGCGTAA
- a CDS encoding DUF5808 domain-containing protein, producing the protein MADKPTSGEILGVPYNFERPNFSSMLSAYWQPGEGMLVEKPFGVGYTLNLANWRSWVVVLVAGALLWQQEQGSSEESQDAEDEPVEVIVDDDGN; encoded by the coding sequence ATGGCAGACAAGCCGACTTCCGGAGAGATTCTCGGGGTACCGTATAACTTCGAACGACCGAACTTCAGCAGCATGCTCTCGGCGTACTGGCAGCCCGGGGAAGGGATGCTGGTCGAGAAACCGTTCGGCGTCGGCTACACCCTGAACCTCGCTAACTGGCGCTCGTGGGTCGTCGTGCTCGTCGCGGGTGCACTCCTGTGGCAGCAAGAACAGGGCTCGTCCGAGGAGTCCCAGGACGCCGAGGACGAACCCGTCGAAGTCATCGTCGACGACGACGGCAACTAA
- a CDS encoding bifunctional N(6)-L-threonylcarbamoyladenine synthase/serine/threonine protein kinase, whose amino-acid sequence MSSDTRILGIEGTAWAASAAVYDCATDEVVIESDAYEPESGGIHPREAAEHMHEAIPRVVETALEHARQTHDGPPTEPPVDAVAFSQGPGLGPCLRIVGTAARALSQALEVPLVGVNHMVAHLEIGRHTADFDSPVCLNASGANAHLLAYRNGRYRVLGETMDTGVGNAIDKFTRHVGWSHPGGPKVEAAAKDGKYVDLPYVVKGMDFSFSGIMSAAKQAHDDGVPVEDICFSLQENIFGMLTEVAERALSLTGSDELVLGGGVGQNARLREMLETMCDQRGADFHAPEPRFLGDNAGMIAVLGAKMYDAGDTLALPESRVNPNYRPDQVAVTWRGESKRSEDLERGRETGTEQGAEALVDLEPDAGRVRKRRESKGYRHPDLDERLRRERTTLEARLTSLARREGVPTPVLSDVDPTEATLELEHVGATDLREGLSVERVRDVGRHLARLHGAGFVHGDPTTRNVRVGRRASRDDAGTDEPRERTYLIDFGLGYHTDHVEDYAMDLHVFDQSLVGTALDPDLLRAAVREGYREVGDERVLERLEDVEGRGRYVTD is encoded by the coding sequence GTGAGTTCTGACACCAGAATCCTCGGCATCGAGGGCACCGCCTGGGCAGCCAGCGCGGCGGTGTACGACTGCGCGACCGACGAGGTCGTCATCGAGAGCGACGCCTACGAGCCCGAAAGCGGTGGCATCCATCCCCGCGAGGCCGCAGAACACATGCACGAGGCGATCCCGCGCGTCGTCGAAACGGCTCTCGAGCACGCCCGCCAAACCCACGACGGACCACCGACGGAGCCACCAGTTGATGCCGTCGCCTTCTCGCAAGGTCCTGGCCTTGGCCCCTGTCTGCGGATCGTCGGGACGGCCGCGAGGGCACTGAGTCAGGCCCTCGAGGTTCCGCTGGTCGGCGTCAATCACATGGTCGCCCACCTCGAGATCGGTCGCCACACAGCCGACTTCGACTCGCCAGTTTGTCTGAACGCGAGCGGAGCCAACGCCCACCTTCTCGCGTATCGCAACGGCCGCTATCGCGTCCTCGGGGAGACGATGGACACCGGCGTCGGCAACGCGATCGACAAGTTCACCCGCCACGTCGGCTGGTCACACCCCGGCGGCCCGAAGGTCGAAGCGGCCGCGAAAGACGGCAAGTACGTCGACCTCCCCTACGTCGTCAAGGGGATGGATTTCTCGTTTTCGGGCATCATGAGCGCCGCGAAGCAGGCCCACGACGACGGCGTTCCCGTCGAGGACATCTGTTTTTCACTTCAGGAGAACATCTTCGGGATGCTCACGGAGGTCGCCGAACGCGCCCTCTCGCTGACCGGCAGCGACGAACTCGTCCTCGGCGGCGGCGTCGGACAGAACGCCCGCCTGCGCGAGATGCTCGAGACAATGTGCGACCAACGCGGGGCCGACTTCCACGCCCCCGAGCCCCGATTTCTTGGCGACAACGCGGGCATGATCGCCGTCCTCGGCGCGAAGATGTACGACGCCGGCGATACGCTCGCACTCCCCGAGTCGCGTGTGAACCCGAACTATCGGCCCGATCAGGTGGCCGTGACGTGGCGTGGGGAGTCCAAGCGAAGCGAGGACCTCGAGCGCGGCCGCGAGACGGGGACGGAACAGGGCGCCGAAGCCCTCGTGGACCTCGAGCCCGACGCCGGCCGCGTGAGGAAACGCCGCGAATCGAAGGGGTATCGCCACCCCGACCTCGACGAACGCCTTCGACGCGAGCGAACGACGCTCGAGGCCCGCTTGACCAGTCTCGCCCGCCGTGAGGGCGTGCCGACGCCGGTACTCTCCGATGTCGATCCCACCGAAGCGACGCTCGAACTCGAGCACGTCGGCGCGACCGATCTCCGCGAGGGGCTGTCGGTCGAGCGGGTGCGCGACGTCGGTCGCCACCTTGCACGACTCCACGGGGCCGGATTCGTCCACGGCGATCCGACGACGCGAAACGTCAGGGTTGGTCGACGGGCGTCTCGTGACGACGCTGGTACCGATGAGCCACGAGAACGAACGTACCTCATCGACTTCGGCCTCGGCTATCACACCGACCACGTCGAGGATTACGCGATGGATCTGCACGTCTTCGACCAGAGTCTCGTCGGCACCGCCCTCGATCCCGACCTGCTTCGTGCGGCCGTCCGGGAGGGGTACCGCGAGGTCGGCGACGAGCGCGTCCTCGAGCGTCTCGAGGACGTGGAGGGTCGCGGTCGGTACGTGACCGACTGA
- a CDS encoding 30S ribosomal protein S27ae has product MARHELYNDDGTTDREMCPRCGDVFLADHGDRTHCGKCGYTEWA; this is encoded by the coding sequence ATGGCACGCCACGAACTCTACAACGACGACGGTACCACCGACCGCGAAATGTGTCCCCGCTGTGGCGACGTGTTCCTCGCAGACCACGGCGACCGCACCCACTGTGGCAAGTGCGGCTACACCGAGTGGGCGTAA
- a CDS encoding 30S ribosomal protein S24e, whose translation MDVDIISETENPMLHRADVTFELTHEDATPSRLQVRDSLAAKLNKDADEVVIRKLDTKFGMRKTVGEAKVYDTADDAREVEQDHMLERNKIGADEADADAEAEEA comes from the coding sequence ATGGACGTCGACATCATCTCCGAAACGGAGAACCCCATGTTGCATCGAGCGGACGTCACCTTCGAGCTGACCCACGAGGACGCGACCCCCTCGCGCCTGCAGGTCCGTGACAGTCTCGCGGCCAAGCTGAACAAGGACGCTGACGAGGTCGTCATCCGCAAACTCGACACCAAGTTCGGGATGCGAAAGACCGTCGGCGAGGCCAAAGTCTACGACACGGCCGACGACGCCCGCGAGGTCGAACAGGACCACATGCTCGAGCGAAACAAGATCGGCGCTGACGAAGCAGACGCTGACGCTGAAGCGGAGGAGGCCTAA
- a CDS encoding beta propeller repeat protein produces the protein MPTVYVALRDRLLVCSSADRGPDAWSTTTALEGTSLECLAVSPARPERVFVGTFEDGLFRSRTGGESFERLETPFVSEAVMSLAISPHDPDVLYAGTEPSRVYRSADGGDSWTERSGLIDLPSADEWFFPPRPHTHHVRWLEVDPFDPDRLYVGIEAGAFVLSTDGGETWHERPPGSRRDNHTLATHPHRAGRVYTAAGDGYAESDDGGETWTHPQRGLEHTYCWGLAVDPADRDAVILSSARGASSAHTTARAESYIYRRTGESDWDRLDDRGIPMGDGVVRAVFDTPGTDGVVYALHNRGVFVSEEFGDSWHRLDIDWDEPLETQAPRGLAVVSE, from the coding sequence ATGCCAACCGTCTACGTCGCCCTCCGAGACCGCCTGCTCGTCTGCTCGAGCGCCGACCGCGGTCCCGACGCGTGGTCGACGACGACGGCACTCGAGGGCACCTCACTCGAGTGTCTCGCCGTCTCGCCCGCTCGCCCGGAACGAGTCTTCGTCGGCACGTTCGAGGACGGCCTGTTTCGGTCCCGGACGGGTGGTGAGTCGTTCGAGCGCCTTGAGACGCCGTTCGTCAGCGAGGCGGTAATGTCACTCGCCATTAGTCCACACGATCCGGACGTGCTCTACGCCGGGACGGAACCGAGTCGCGTCTACCGCTCTGCGGACGGCGGCGACTCCTGGACCGAACGCTCGGGGCTGATCGACCTCCCCTCCGCCGACGAGTGGTTCTTCCCGCCGCGGCCCCACACCCATCACGTCCGCTGGCTCGAGGTCGATCCGTTCGACCCCGATCGGCTCTACGTCGGAATCGAAGCGGGTGCGTTCGTGCTGAGCACCGACGGCGGCGAGACGTGGCACGAGCGCCCGCCGGGGTCGCGCCGGGACAACCACACGCTGGCGACCCACCCCCATCGAGCGGGGCGAGTCTACACTGCTGCCGGCGACGGCTACGCCGAGAGCGACGACGGCGGCGAGACGTGGACGCACCCCCAACGAGGCCTCGAGCACACCTACTGCTGGGGGCTGGCCGTCGACCCCGCCGATCGGGATGCAGTTATCCTTTCGAGCGCACGCGGGGCCTCGAGCGCACACACGACCGCGCGGGCCGAATCGTACATCTACCGTCGCACGGGCGAGAGCGACTGGGACCGACTCGACGACCGCGGGATACCGATGGGCGACGGCGTCGTTCGCGCGGTCTTCGACACGCCGGGTACGGACGGCGTCGTCTACGCGCTACACAACCGCGGCGTGTTCGTCAGCGAGGAGTTCGGCGACTCGTGGCACCGGCTCGACATCGACTGGGACGAGCCACTCGAGACGCAGGCTCCGCGCGGGCTGGCGGTCGTCTCCGAATAG
- a CDS encoding DUF7344 domain-containing protein has translation MILQSLSQTMIIDTDRLFCVPDSSSSDSPSDAPSKLSSNEVFQILQTNRRRDVIDYLLAKEGPVKMGHLAEVIAAKEHETTVAQLTPTQRQRVYISLYQTHLPKLDEKGIIDYNKPRGIVRPADRLELFQSYLEAANSRDGERRESDLDSLGSRTAKTTT, from the coding sequence ATGATCCTCCAATCTCTTTCTCAGACAATGATAATCGATACAGACCGCCTCTTTTGCGTGCCGGACTCTTCCTCCAGCGACTCCCCATCCGACGCACCATCGAAGTTGTCCTCAAATGAAGTTTTCCAGATCCTCCAGACTAACCGTAGAAGAGACGTGATTGACTATTTATTAGCCAAAGAGGGTCCCGTCAAGATGGGACATCTCGCTGAGGTCATCGCAGCGAAAGAACATGAAACGACCGTTGCACAACTGACCCCTACCCAGCGCCAGCGCGTCTACATCTCACTCTATCAGACACATCTCCCGAAACTCGACGAGAAAGGAATCATTGACTACAACAAGCCCCGCGGAATCGTGCGCCCGGCCGATCGATTGGAACTCTTCCAGTCCTATCTCGAGGCGGCGAACTCGCGCGACGGCGAGCGCCGGGAATCCGATCTTGACTCTCTCGGTTCGCGTACCGCCAAAACTACTACGTAA
- a CDS encoding ester cyclase yields the protein MAQATPSKHKQVIERYLEAFNEQDVDALPELVTEDVLVQGLIGADGDVNGIEEYGEWWTETLSGIPDAHIELEDYFESGEKVAARWTFTGTQENDLFDIPATNRSFEITGLAIFRMEDEKIAEKRYQQDDLGMLQQLGIVEEH from the coding sequence ATGGCCCAAGCCACACCATCCAAGCACAAACAGGTGATCGAGCGGTATCTCGAGGCGTTCAACGAGCAAGATGTGGACGCGTTGCCGGAGCTGGTGACTGAGGATGTCCTTGTTCAGGGATTAATCGGTGCCGATGGAGATGTGAACGGTATCGAAGAGTATGGCGAATGGTGGACGGAGACGTTGTCTGGGATCCCTGATGCCCATATCGAACTGGAAGATTACTTCGAGTCCGGGGAGAAAGTTGCTGCACGCTGGACCTTCACTGGAACCCAAGAAAACGACCTCTTTGATATTCCTGCGACGAACCGGTCCTTCGAGATCACAGGTCTGGCGATCTTCCGGATGGAAGATGAAAAGATCGCCGAAAAAAGGTATCAACAGGACGATCTTGGCATGCTCCAACAACTCGGAATTGTCGAGGAACACTAA
- a CDS encoding response regulator: MNNGDNNDIGEAIDILLVEPNPGDTRLFEENFRDAKLANAVHAVTDGEEALDFVYQRGDYEDAPRPNLILLELQLSGMSGQDVLSELESEEALSEIPVIVLTGSKAGEDLVKSSGIDADEYIQKPVEAEEFIEFVQEVEDFWFAVVKNDE; encoded by the coding sequence ATGAACAATGGTGATAACAACGATATTGGGGAAGCCATCGATATTTTACTTGTCGAGCCGAATCCCGGTGACACTCGGCTTTTCGAGGAGAACTTCCGAGACGCAAAGCTCGCGAATGCTGTTCACGCCGTAACGGATGGTGAGGAAGCTCTCGACTTCGTTTATCAGCGTGGTGATTATGAAGACGCACCAAGGCCCAATCTCATCTTGCTTGAGCTACAGCTCTCCGGAATGAGTGGCCAGGATGTTCTCTCCGAACTGGAATCCGAGGAAGCTCTTAGCGAGATTCCAGTAATAGTTCTCACCGGTTCCAAGGCCGGTGAAGATCTTGTAAAGTCGAGTGGTATTGACGCAGATGAGTATATTCAAAAGCCAGTCGAGGCCGAGGAGTTCATCGAGTTTGTACAGGAGGTCGAGGACTTTTGGTTCGCAGTCGTCAAAAACGACGAATGA
- a CDS encoding Cdc6/Cdc18 family protein codes for MISAVALESAPSIQSTETVKLLESSKTEVLHGLAQDSGIGNHLSRDGTAASTFIKTFRDTDDHIVAILDEVDVLEDETLLLGLGDLPNVTIVGITIDEDDFFSNYQLNGRVKSSFSSAETLRLRKYTHQELVDHPAGADRRGASARRDHDGCRRVHPDIAAGDAREAIKHLEKATKRVVRDDRSQIRHDDVNAIHGAARTDLRQDHIDTLGTHKRLLYDIVADAGRIGVTDLYATYEERIGNPKPNRTRRRYLSTLVDKYGLLETTGTGRGKNYSIPDL; via the coding sequence GTGATATCCGCCGTCGCGCTCGAGTCCGCGCCGTCCATCCAGTCGACCGAGACCGTCAAGTTGCTCGAGTCGTCGAAGACAGAGGTGCTCCATGGGCTTGCACAAGACTCGGGAATCGGAAATCACCTCTCTCGAGACGGAACGGCCGCCAGCACGTTCATCAAGACGTTTCGAGACACGGACGACCACATCGTTGCGATCCTCGACGAGGTCGACGTCCTGGAAGACGAGACACTCCTGTTGGGACTCGGCGATCTCCCGAACGTGACGATCGTCGGTATCACGATCGACGAAGACGACTTCTTCTCCAACTACCAGCTGAATGGGCGGGTCAAATCTAGCTTCTCGAGTGCCGAGACGCTTCGGCTTCGGAAGTACACACATCAAGAGTTAGTCGACCATCCTGCTGGCGCGGATCGACGCGGGGCTTCGGCCCGGCGTGATCACGATGGATGTCGTCGAGTACATCCCGATATCGCAGCTGGTGATGCTCGAGAGGCGATCAAGCACCTCGAGAAAGCCACCAAGCGTGTCGTGCGAGACGATCGATCGCAGATCAGGCACGACGATGTTAATGCAATCCACGGTGCAGCCCGGACCGATCTGCGACAGGATCACATCGATACCTTGGGAACGCACAAGCGGTTGTTGTACGATATCGTCGCCGACGCTGGCCGGATCGGTGTCACGGATCTCTATGCAACGTACGAGGAACGGATCGGTAATCCAAAGCCGAACCGAACCCGTCGACGGTATCTCTCCACGCTCGTCGATAAGTACGGCTTGCTCGAGACTACCGGGACGGGAAGAGGAAAGAACTACTCGATTCCGGATCTCTGA
- a CDS encoding DUF7692 domain-containing protein — protein sequence MRIRTDGDYAYRRNAIERAADFYDCNKTKAVVSACDDVPHFVRAIQQVLERDDLTLEQRREIAETLSTRAVSFDVDTTVSVVTKGEM from the coding sequence ATGCGAATCAGAACCGACGGCGACTACGCGTATCGACGGAATGCGATCGAGCGAGCAGCTGACTTCTACGACTGCAACAAGACGAAAGCCGTGGTCAGTGCCTGCGATGACGTCCCGCATTTCGTCCGCGCTATTCAGCAGGTCCTCGAGCGAGATGATCTGACGCTCGAGCAGCGACGGGAAATCGCCGAGACGCTGAGTACTCGAGCGGTGAGTTTTGATGTCGACACGACTGTCTCAGTGGTGACGAAAGGAGAGATGTGA